From Micromonospora sp. NBC_01699, a single genomic window includes:
- a CDS encoding DUF3040 domain-containing protein — translation MPLSEHEQRLFEQIEQSLAEDPKFASAVRASDPRFHARRRLLVAAGVIIAGLALVVYGTVDKTPLIGVAGFVVMLGAAAFAMQSHRKAQTPDLRVVGGSTSRRTRGRRMSLLDRLEDRWRQRPEGHR, via the coding sequence GTGCCGCTCTCGGAGCACGAGCAGCGGCTGTTCGAGCAGATCGAACAGTCGCTTGCCGAGGACCCCAAATTCGCCTCGGCTGTGCGTGCCAGCGACCCGCGTTTCCACGCGCGACGTCGCCTGCTCGTCGCCGCTGGCGTGATCATCGCTGGCCTTGCACTGGTCGTTTACGGCACGGTGGACAAGACTCCGCTCATCGGAGTGGCTGGCTTCGTGGTCATGCTCGGTGCGGCCGCGTTTGCGATGCAGTCCCATCGCAAGGCGCAAACGCCCGATCTGCGCGTGGTCGGTGGTTCGACCAGTCGGCGCACGCGAGGTCGGCGGATGTCTTTGCTCGACCGTCTCGAAGACCGGTGGCGGCAGCGGCCGGAAGGCCACCGCTGA